Below is a window of Candidatus Methylarchaceae archaeon HK02M2 DNA.
GTTTTATCCCCAAGGATTTTACATCTATACTATCTGAAGTTATCATCCCCACACAAGAAACCCAGTCACCATTAATTGAAGATTTCTTTAAAGCACCAGCGATTCTAGGTGTGCTGAACTTATCTGGTTCTGGACCGAATTTTCTTAATACATTCAAAATTGTTTTCTGGAGATTCTCTGTAGATGAAATGTTAAAAATCTGGTTTACCTGCCTTCCGTTACCTATGACGACTAAAGGCGGTTCGTCTCTGGTGATAATAGAGTCATAAAATATCAAAGATGCCTGATTTCGTTGCTCTTCTGACACTCGTCCCAAAGGTTCTATCGTAATTTTTTTATCATAAACGACCGCCTTTCTTGCCTTGCTCGATATAGATCGCCCAGAAACAGCATATACACAACAAGGTTGATTATTACTTGTACAGCCAACTGCTATTATTCTACCCAGATACATGCCCAATCATTAATAGAAATTAAGATATTTAAAATGAAGTCATTAGACTTGATACGTCGAAAAGTCATTATTCTATACTCAAAAGTATAAATAACTTCTATCGAATAGCATAATTTATGCCAAATGAGCTCAAAATGTTCTCTAGTAAGATGAACATTTTTGTAGTTTTAGGCTTCTTGACCCTTATCCTGAGCTCTCCAATAGTGACAACCGTCTCTCAAAACAGTGCTGCTAGCGATGGGGGAGATGATTTTGATACAGCTACACCAATAGTTTCTGGAAGTTATCAGGGATATCTCGAATCTCCTGACTTAAATGATTACTATAAGATCTACGTAAATGTAGGTTATAAGATCAATGTGACCATGACACCACCAACTGAAGCAGACTTTGATCTGTTTCTTTACGACCCAAATCGAGAATTAATTGGCAGCTCAACTGAGGATGTTGGGCCAGAAAACATAATTTATATCGCTTTAGATTCCGGAGATTACTTTATCCGAATTAGTGTCTTTAGTGGTTCAGGTTCATATTCACTCGAAGTCTCACTTGAAGATGTCAACCCACCAACTCTTTCTATTAATTCGCCCACAAGTGGCTCTTACGTTGGAATCATGACCAACATTACTGGTGAAAGTAACGATCCAGCTTCAGGCGTTCAAAAGGTAGAAGTTAAGATCGATGATGGTTCTTGGCAATTGGCAACAGGGACTACGTCTTGGAGCTATCTATGGAACACTACTGGATTTGTTCCAGACAGCTATCATACAATAACTGTCAGGGTAACGGACAACAATAATAATACAAGGATGAAAAGCGTTGAAGTAACTGTCGACAATGTTGCCCCAAAAATTTCAATTATTTCACCTGAAAATAACTCTGAATTAAAATCATCGAATGTGGACATTACATGGGTTGGTTCAGATACTTGCTCAGGCCTAGACCATTATGAGATAAAGCTAGATGATAGCTCTTGGATTATCAAAGGGGTAGCTAGCCATAATTTCACTGAGGTTAGTGATGGTAGTCATAAAGTTCAAGTCAAAGCTATCGATAAAGCAGGTAACTCAAAAGAGGCTTCTGTAAGTTTTACAGTGAACACAAGTTTCATATTCGGACCTGGATGGATTGATGATATCGTTGTCCTCGGTGGAATAGCAGCTATAGCCGTTATTGTCATCTATCTTATAATTAGAAAATGGATGCCCTATCTCCTAATTTAGCACAGATAAAAAACAAGTAATCATGAAAAAATTTGATTTTATTATACATTTCATCATTTGATAAATATAAAAAACAATAAACCCATCTAATCAAAGGGTTCTTAATGACGATTACATCGGAATTGTCTGGAGTAAAGGTGGGAGATGGACATCCTGTTCGAGTAATAGGTGTTATAAATGTCAGTCCTGAATCCTTCTATAAAAACTCGATAAAGAC
It encodes the following:
- a CDS encoding Ig-like domain-containing protein — translated: MFSSKMNIFVVLGFLTLILSSPIVTTVSQNSAASDGGDDFDTATPIVSGSYQGYLESPDLNDYYKIYVNVGYKINVTMTPPTEADFDLFLYDPNRELIGSSTEDVGPENIIYIALDSGDYFIRISVFSGSGSYSLEVSLEDVNPPTLSINSPTSGSYVGIMTNITGESNDPASGVQKVEVKIDDGSWQLATGTTSWSYLWNTTGFVPDSYHTITVRVTDNNNNTRMKSVEVTVDNVAPKISIISPENNSELKSSNVDITWVGSDTCSGLDHYEIKLDDSSWIIKGVASHNFTEVSDGSHKVQVKAIDKAGNSKEASVSFTVNTSFIFGPGWIDDIVVLGGIAAIAVIVIYLIIRKWMPYLLI